The following nucleotide sequence is from Bacteroidota bacterium.
TATACGGGCAAAACGCCAGTGCAAAAACAATTCCCAATAAAATAGCATCGATATAGTTCCATGAGCTTTTATTTTCCATGCGTGAGGTTAATTTACCCATACTGGGGAAATTGATTTTGATAATACCCAACATGAAAATGCCAATGATGATGAGCAGAGGCCCAAGGAATTTTTCGCCATATCGCTGAAAGAAACCGGAGAACTGGAACTGGTCGGCTCCCAGATAAATGATTAGGGGTATAATAGTATAGGTAATTGCCCTGCCTAATGTATAAAGTAGACCATTTATAAAAACCCTGTGACGGTTTTCAATATCCTTGCTGATAAAACCAATCGCAGTGATATTCGTAGCCAGCGGACATGGGCTGATAGCTGTCATTAAACCCAGTACCAGGGCTGAAAGCCAGGGAGTGTTGCTGCTTTCAAGAATAGATGGGAAAAAGTCGTTCATTATTAGAATTTATTGTGCTAATGTGATAATATGCTAATAGGTTAATGAGTGAAATAGTCGAAGTATTTTCGTTTTAATTATTTAAGGTGCTAATGATGCCAAATTATATGCTTTGAAAAAGTCTTTAATAACTTTTAATACCATATCCTTACAAATCAGGTTCTCATTCTATTATCATTATCACATTATCACATTATCACATTATAAAATTATTGCATTAAGGGGTCAACTTTTTCCTTAATAATTGCCTTGAATTTCTCTGGATTTGAACGGGCATAAAGGAATCCTTCGTTGGTAATATCGATTTTGGTATTACCTTTTACAATTAACAATGTCTGTCCTGAAACTTTCAGTTTATCTGCAAGGGTTTTACTTGATGCATCATCAAGGTTTACTACCTGAAAGCTTACTTTTCCGCCGTAAAGGCTTTCGATATCGGCTTTGGCTTCTGCTTCAACTGTTTTGCAGGTAACACATCTTGAAGTAAAATGGAAATAATAGGCTTCGACTTTATCAGAAGTATTGGTTTTGGTTTCGTTTTTAGTTGTTTGTGCGTTGCAAGACCAACTGCCAATTATCAATGCGAGGGCAAAACTAATTTTTATTAATTGTTTCATAATATTTTATTGATTAGTTATTTAGAAAATATTGAAGACTATTTTAAATTTTCAAATTGTCACATTTTCAAATTGTCACATTTTCAAATTGATTTCATTAGTACCTGTTTTATTTCCTCAGTCGAAGGGACACGGCCTTTTATCTCTACTTTTTCGTTTACTACCAGAGCCGGAGTGCTCATAATATTGTACTTCATAATGTCTACAATGTCTTCTACCTTGGTAATCGTAGCATTTATACCATTCGCTTCTACCACCTCACGGGTCAACTTTTCAAGTGTTTTGCACTTAGGGCAACCAGTACCCAGAATTTTAATATTCATTCTATTTTCAATTTTCAAATTTTCAAATTGATTCATTTTCAAATAGTTTCTAAGATTTAAAAAACTCACCAAATATTCTTCTAGCTTCTTCCCAATTCTCGCGGTTGATACAGTATTTAATGTAGGGAGGGTTTATTTCACCCTGAATAAGCCCGGCTTTTTTTAATTCTTTTAAATGTTCAGAGAGTGTCGAACGTGCAATGGGCAATTCTTCGGCCATATCGCCACTATAGCAACATTTATTGGTGTTTTTTGCGAGGTAATCGAGTATAAAAACCCGCACAGGGTGCGACAAGGCTTTTGCATACCGGGACACTTTCTCCTGCTGGTCGGTGTAATACTTTTCTTTTATAATTTCCATTGTTTAGTATTTCGTCTAAATACGAAATAAAAGTATAAATTTTTTTTAAACTACGTTACAGAATGGATGACTTATTTTGATTTTTTTAGAATTTTTAATTGAATAGGAGATGAGTGTACAATAATTGATCTGCAATTATACTAATAGAATTATAATTATACTCAAGCGGATTTAATGTTATCTTCGGATTTCCTAACTACAATCGAGGAATTCAAACTAATTCTTTTATCACAATGTCGAATTATTTTTCTTTGAATCAATATATTAACAAGTTTATCCATTTGTCTGAAGAGGAATTTGGTGCACTTGAAAGTATTTTGACTTCAAGAAAAATTTGTAAGAAAGAGCATTTTATCGAAATCAATAAGGTGTGCACGAAGGTTATTTTTATCGACAAGGGCTATTTTCGTTTTTACCATTTCGATACAAACGGCAACGAAATTACCAGTGATTTTTATTTTGCCCCTACGTTTATTACCTCCTACACAAGTTTTATTACCGCAAGCCCTTCTTTTGTAAATGTGCAGGCAATGGAAGATATGGAGGTGCTTGAGTTTTCGAAAAACGACCTGCTGGACCTCTATAACCGATATCCAAAAATTGAACGCCTGGGGAGATTAATAGCCGAATCCATTGCCATAAATTCCGAAGAACACTTGTTTTTGCTATTGAATCAAACAGCAGAAACGCGGTACAAACGACTCCTGGAAAGATACCCGCAATATGTCAATACTATCCCCTTGCAATACATTGCCTCCTACCTGGGTATTACAAAAGAAACCTTAAGCCGGATGCGAAAAAGTCTCAGCTGATTTTTTTGATAATTGTCAAACGAAATCATTTTCAGATTGAGGTACTTTGCCTGAAAGTACTAATGTAAAACTCAATGAAAATGATTGCCTTGCACTTCTGGATATTCATCTGCGTATGTTGCTTTAATTCATGCGAAAAGGAAGAATTAATCTATATAAATGGGGATATTGAACTAAAAATTGAAACCGGTGAATATTGGTTGCACGACTTCCCTTTGTTTTTTGGATTTAATAAAAAAAATGCTCCGCAGTTTGCCATTTGGATTGAAGATACAAGGGGAAACTACCTGTCGACCGTTTTTGTTACCTATAAAACTGCTACCGAAGGATGGCAGGCAAACAAAGGCAACCGGCGAAAAGAATCCCTTCCGCACTGGTCCTATCAGCGAGGTGTGATTTATGAAGATGGCCTTTTATTGCCGACAAAAGATCAACCACTTACCGATGGAATAACCGGAGCAACACCTAAAGAAGACAAAACGATTCTTGTGAGGCCAATCAGCCTTCAAAAGCCGTTTGTAATAAAAGCTGAATTCAATCACTCGGTCGATTTTAACGATTTCTTTCCTGAAAATGCACTCGAAGGAGCAGATAATTATTCGGGCGGAAAAGAAGGAAGCGGACAGCCGGCTATTGTTTATGCCACTACTATCTATCCCGAAACCAGCAAATCGGAGCTGGAAATGATTGGTTATAGCAGTCCCGATGGAAGCAGTGGGACTCTGGAAACCAATTTTGAAGTATTGACCAGTGCCACATCCATTGTAAGTAGTATTAAAGTAACATTGAAGTAAAGACTTATGAGGAAATCAATTTTAAGTTTGGCGATTTTGCTATTGGTTAATTGCAGTTTAAAGGCACAAAACAAAAATCAACTCTCTTTGCTATCTTCTGTAAACCAGTTCGAACTGGCCTATCAGCATTCTTTAATTTCTCCTTCTCTCTGGGGTGAGGCGTATGTTGGGCTTGGTAACAGAGATGTCAACTCCCGTTTCGATGATTTCTTATCAGGACTAAGAATTGGC
It contains:
- a CDS encoding sulfite exporter TauE/SafE family protein, yielding MNDFFPSILESSNTPWLSALVLGLMTAISPCPLATNITAIGFISKDIENRHRVFINGLLYTLGRAITYTIIPLIIYLGADQFQFSGFFQRYGEKFLGPLLIIIGIFMLGIIKINFPSMGKLTSRMENKSSWNYIDAILLGIVFALAFCPYSGVLYFGMLVPMTVASASGLYLPVIFAIATGIPVIIFAWVLAYTVSGIGHVYHKVKTFEKWFRRMIAVLFVLVGIYYIIRVYF
- a CDS encoding TM0996/MTH895 family glutaredoxin-like protein encodes the protein MNIKILGTGCPKCKTLEKLTREVVEANGINATITKVEDIVDIMKYNIMSTPALVVNEKVEIKGRVPSTEEIKQVLMKSI
- a CDS encoding winged helix-turn-helix transcriptional regulator — translated: MEIIKEKYYTDQQEKVSRYAKALSHPVRVFILDYLAKNTNKCCYSGDMAEELPIARSTLSEHLKELKKAGLIQGEINPPYIKYCINRENWEEARRIFGEFFKS
- a CDS encoding Crp/Fnr family transcriptional regulator — its product is MSNYFSLNQYINKFIHLSEEEFGALESILTSRKICKKEHFIEINKVCTKVIFIDKGYFRFYHFDTNGNEITSDFYFAPTFITSYTSFITASPSFVNVQAMEDMEVLEFSKNDLLDLYNRYPKIERLGRLIAESIAINSEEHLFLLLNQTAETRYKRLLERYPQYVNTIPLQYIASYLGITKETLSRMRKSLS